The nucleotide window gattgtggaggccaggtaatctgatgcaacactccatcactctccttggtcaaatagcccttacacagccttgaggtgtgttttgggtcattgtcctgttgaaaaacaaatgatagtcccactaagcgcaaacaaggtgggatggcgtatcgctgcataatgctgtggtagccatgttggttaagtgtgccttgaattctaaatacatcacagacagtgtcaccagcaatagtacccccacaccaccacacctcctcctccatgctttacggtgggaaccacacatgcggagatcatctgttcacttactctgcgtctcacaaagacacggtggttggaaccaaaaatctcaaatttggactcatcagaccaaagaacagatttccaccggtctaatgtccattgctcgtgtttcttggcccaagcaagtctcttcttcttattggtgtccttgagtagtggtttctttgcagcaattcgaccatgaaggcctgattcacgcagtctcctctgaacaaatgatgttgagatgtgtctgttacttgaactctgtgaaccatttatttgggctgcaatctgaggtgcagttaactctaatgaacttatcctctgcagcagaggtaactctgggtcttccattcctgtggtggtcctcatgagtgccagtttcatcatatcgcttgatagtttttgcaactgcagttgaagaaacgttcaaagttcttgaaatcttccggattgactgactttcatgtcttaaagtaataatggactgtcgtttctctttgcttatttgaactgttcttgccataatatggacttggtcttttaccaaatagggctatcttctgtatacccccctaccttgtcacaacacaactgattggctcaaacgcattaagaaggaaagaaattccacaaattaacttttaacaaggcacacctgttaattgaaatgcattccaggtgactaccctcatgaagctggttgagagaatgccaagagtgtgcaaagctgtcatcaaggcaaagggtggctactttgaagaatctcaaatataaaatatattttgatttgtttaacacgtttttggttaaatgattccatatgtgttatttcataggtttgatgtcttcactattattctacaatgtagaaaattttaaaaataaagaaaaacccttgaatgagttggtgtccaaacttttgactggtactgtacagtcgtggtcaaacgttttgagaatgacacaaatacaaattttcacaatgtctgctgcctcagttttgatgatggcaatttgcatatactccagaatgtcatgaagagtgatcagattaattgcaattaattgcaaagtccctcttttccatgaaaatgaacttaatcccaaaaaaaacatttctactgcatttcagccctgccacaaatggaccagctgccatcatgtcagtgattctctcgttaacacaggtgagagtgttgacgaggacaaggctggagatcactctgtcatgctgattgagttagaataatagaccagaagctttaaaaggagggtggtgcttgaaatcattgttcttcctctgttaaccatggttacctgcaaggaaacatgtgccgtcatcattgctttgcacaaaaagggcttcacaggcaaggatattgctgctagtaagattgcatctaaatcaacaatttttcagatcatcaagaacttcaaggagagaggttcaattgttgtgaagaaggagtcagtgcgcccaagaaagtccagcaagcgccaggaccgtcttctaaagttgattcagctgggtgattcggggcaccaccagtgcagagcttgctcaggaatggcagcaggcaagtgtgagtgcatctgcacgcacagtgaggcaaatacttttagaggatggcctggtgtcaagaagggcagcaaagaagccacttctctccaggaaaaacatcagggacagactgatattctgcaaaaggtacagggattggactgctgaggactggggtaaagtcattttctctgatgaatcccctgtccgattgtttggggcatccggaaaacaccttgtccggagaagacaaggtgagcgctaccgtcAGTCCTGTGTcctgccaacagtaaagcatcctgagaccattaatgtgtggggttgcttctcagccaagggagtgggctcactcacaattttgcctaagaacacagccatgaataaagaatggtaccaacacatcctccgagagcaatttctcccaaccatccaagaacagtttggtgacgaccaataccttttccagcatgatggagcaccttgccataacgcaaaagtgataactaagtggctctgggaacaaaacatcgacattttgggtccatggccaggaaacccccctgaccttaatcccattgagaacttgtggtcgatcctcaagaggcgggtggacaaacaaaaacccacaaattcggacaaactccaagcattgattatgcaagaatgggctgccatcagtcaggatgtggcccagaagttaattgacagcatgccagggcggattgcagaggtcttgaaaaagaagggtcaacactgcaaatattgactccttgcataaacttaatgtaattgtcaataaaagcctttgacacttatggaatgcttgtaattatacttcagtataccatagtaacatctgacaaaaatatatcataacactgatgcagcgaactttgtgaagaccaataccatATGTATATATgacaaacagatgcatatctgtattcccagtcatgtgaaatccatagattagggcctaatttatttattttgatagactgatttccttatatgaactgtaactcagtaaaaacgttgaaattgttgcatgttgtgtttatatttttgttccataTAAAGTCTTCACTCACCATTTTTGCTCCatgcagatatactacatccgTAACTAGTGGTTACCACATTAACAGGGTGCAATTTCTGTAACCAAATTGCGTGCTCATCTCCCTCATGCGGCAATTTTAGAAAACACAGAAGGGGGCCTGCCTATAATGGTGAAAAAAAGTAATCTGGCACAGAATTTAGGGTTTCAGCAAGTCTAACTTATTTCTAGCCTAGAATAATCCACTTTACTATTAATGTGGAAAAAATACAAAATGTGACTATTGTTGCTCACTTGTTTGTAAAAGCATTTCAACTTTCATTACAGACAGTCATGGGCATCACCTTTTAGCTAAAATAAGCAGTGGACTTCTGCTGTTGTGGGCcattaaccatctgtctgactttgttgttcacacaggagagagacttgactatcgtggatcctctgtggagcctcaacaacatcatgaagctgaCGAGTCAGAGAAGATTCTCTCcacatcagaacacctcaagaaacaccagcgaaaacccacagggaagaaatttcactgctgctctgactgtgggaagagttactCAAGATCAGATTCACTAAAagtacaccagagaattcacaatggagagaaaccttatagctgtgatcaatgtgggaagagttttgttacATCTAGCCGTCTGActgtacaccagagaacacacacaggagagaagccttatagctgtggtcAATGTGAGAAGAGTTTTGTTACTTCTAGCcatctgactatacaccagagaacacacacaggagagaaatcttaccattgctctgactgtggaaagagttacTCAAGATCAGATTCACTAAAagtacaccagagaattcacattggagagaaaccttttagctgttatcagtgtgggaagagttttaatgATCCAATCAGCCTgaaaacacaccagagaattcaggCTGGAGAGAAACCTCattgctgctctgactgtgggaggaGATTCACCTCTTCCTTTTCAAAATTACATACATTAcaatcacaccagagaattcacactggagagaaacgtTATAGCTGTTATCAATGTGGGAAGCGTTTTACTGAATCTAGAcagctgactatacaccagagaacacacacaggagagaaaccgtacccttgctctgactgtggaaagagttttgtttCTTCAGGacatttaaaatcacaccagagaacacacacaggagagaagccttatagctgtaatcaatgtgggaagagttttactcactcAAGCTGCCTGATGGTACatcggagaacacacacaggagagaaaccttatagctgtgaccaatgtgggaagagttttgttacatctagccgtctgactatacaccagagaacacacacaggagagaagccttatagctgtgatcaatgtgggaagagttttactacatCTAGTCATCTGACTATGCACCagcggacacacacaggagagaatccctatagctgtaatcaatgtgggaagagttttactcagccaAACAGCCTGATTtcacaccagagaatacacacaggagagaaacctttcagatgtgatcaatgtgggaagagatacACTGGTAGAAAATCTCTGATTaaacatcagaaaatacatacatgaatacgttgtttcatgatatcaatgaaataatgtcacaatgtagaatgtTTTTAACGTTGTAGTAGAaggagtattttaattaatgtcacaatgtagaatgtTTTTAACATTGTAGTAGAAGGAATATTGTAattaataatgtcacaatgtagaaccctaaacgtttgccccctgttctattgatttcagcgtgatatggatattagccGCATCAGGGCAAAAATCCAGGCTCTGAATTGAAAGAGCACTATTTATGTGATTAACAGAAAAAGTGTTGCGTTACACTTACCGCATTGGGAACCCACTTGAAAAaaaatgcaacacttcaaaatgtcctctaaccagtgatgtaaACATTTCCCAGATTCCGTGTGGTTTTTGAGCTGTTAGTTTGAACAGGACATGCAACCTCATCTCCCACCTCTCGCGCAATTGATTTCAACGTGATATCGATATGAGTGTTGACAAAAGTGTTGTGTTTCTCTTCATTTTGGCGACCCCTAAATTTAAACGCATTACTCCAAAATGTAGCGGACTGTCATCTgaaggttgtcctctaaccagtgaggtaAAATATATCTCCCG belongs to Coregonus clupeaformis isolate EN_2021a chromosome 1, ASM2061545v1, whole genome shotgun sequence and includes:
- the LOC121571841 gene encoding zinc finger protein 501 → KCDYCCSLVCKSISTFITDSHGHHLLAKISSGLLLLWAINHLSDFVVHTGERLDYRGSSVEPQQHHEADESEKILSTSEHLKKHQRKPTGKKFHCCSDCGKSYSRSDSLKVHQRIHNGEKPYSCDQCGKSFVTSSRLTVHQRTHTGEKPYSCGQCEKSFVTSSHLTIHQRTHTGEKSYHCSDCGKSYSRSDSLKVHQRIHIGEKPFSCYQCGKSFNDPISLKTHQRIQAGEKPHCCSDCGRRFTSSFSKLHTLQSHQRIHTGEKRYSCYQCGKRFTESRQLTIHQRTHTGEKPYPCSDCGKSFVSSGHLKSHQRTHTGEKPYSCNQCGKSFTHSSCLMVHRRTHTGEKPYSCDQCGKSFVTSSRLTIHQRTHTGEKPYSCDQCGKSFTTSSHLTMHQRTHTGENPYSCNQCGKSFTQPNSLISHQRIHTGEKPFRCDQCGKRYTGRKSLIKHQKIHT